The Pseudomonas fulva 12-X sequence CATCGCGTGCGCCGCCGCCTGCAACTGGCGCCAGCCGGCGAGCTGTACCTGGCCGAGGTCAACAAGATCCTCACCCAGGTGGATATCTCCAGTCGCTACATCCTCTCCTACGGCGGCGAAACCGAGGTGCTCAAAGTGGCCACCCAGCCGACCTTCGGCGCGCGCTGGCTGGTGCCCAACCTCAAGGGTTTCTCGAAGCGCCACCCGACTATCCACCTGGACATCAAGAACGAGCTCGAACCCTTCGATCTGGTGCAGGCCAAGGCTGACGTGGCGTTCTTCTACGGCACCGGCTCCTGGCCGGGCGCCATCTGCATCGAGCTGTTCGGCGAGGATGTGATCCCGGTGTGCGCACCGGACATCCTGCCCAATGAGCCGCTGTTCGACGCCGGCGACCTCACCAGCCTGGTGCTGCTGCAATGCACCTCGCGCCCCGGCGCCTGGCACGAGTGGTTCGAGGAGCAGGGCATCAGCACCGAGAACAGCTACCACGGGCCGCGCTTCGACACCTTCTACATGTGCATCCGTGCGGCCGAGTCGGGCTGCGGCGTGGCCCTGGTGCCGCGCTTTCTGGTGCTGGACGAACTGCAGGAAGGCAAGCTGGTGATCCCCTGGCAGCACTACAAGCCCAGCCAGGGCGCCCATTTCATCGCCTTCGCCGAGCAGTCCGCCGAGGTGCCCAAGGTCAGGGCGCTGATCGACTGGATTGTGGAAAAGGCCAGGGCTGGCAGCGGCGGCATTCAGCCAGTTCCTGAATTTAAGGAATGACGGCAGCACTTTATTTCGCTTGTGGCAGGCCCGCCTGACTCGCTTTGATAGGCGCATCGTTTCCAGGCACGGCTGCCTGTCATCGCGCCGCGGTGATGGCCGCCCAGGTAGGTAATCCATGAGTGCTTCGCCCATCAGCTCGTCCCTTTCCGTGGTGCATCCCATCACCCTGTCCCATGGCCTGAACGCCCAGGTGTGGGATACCGAGGGCCGCTCGTACATCGACTTCGTCGGCGGCATCGGCGTGCTCAACCTCGGCCACTGCAACCCGCAGGTGGTCAGCGCCATCACCGAGCAGGCCGGGCGGCTGACCCATTCGACCTTCAACGCCGTGCCGCACCAGGGCTACCGGGAGCTGATGGACGCCCTGGCGGCCTTCGTGCCGGTCAGTTATCCGCTGGCGGGCATGCTCACCAACAGCGGCGCCGAGGCTGCCGAGAATGCCCTGAAGGTGGTGCGCGCGGCCACCGGCCGAACGGTGGTGATCGCCTTCGACGGCGGCTTCCACGGTCGTACCCTGGCCACCCTAAATCTCAACGGCAAGGTGGCGCCCTACAAGCAGAAGGTCGGCGTGCTGCCCGGCCCGGTCTATCACGTGCCGTACCCGAGCGCGGATACCGGGGTGAGCGCGGATGAAGCCTTCAAGGCCATCGAGCGACTGTTCAGCGTCGAGGTGGACGTCAACGATGTCGCCTGCTTCATCATCGAGCCGGTGCAGGGCGAGGGCGGTTTTCTGGCCCTGGATGCGGAGTTCGCCAAACGCCTGCGCCGCTGGTGCGACGAGCACGGTGTGCTGCTGATGCTCGACGAAATCCAGTCCGGCTTCGGCCGTACCGGCCAGCGCTTCGCCTTCACCCGCCTGGGCATCGAGCCCGACCTGTTGCTGCTCGGCAAGAGCATCGCCGGCGGCTTGCCGCTGGGCGCTGTGGTCGGCCGTGCCGAGCTGCTGGGCGCGCTCCCCAAGGGCGGCCTGGGCGGCACCTACTCGGGCAACCCCATCGCCTGTGCGGCGGCCCTGGCCAGCCTGCGGCAGATGACCGACGCCAACCTGGCCACCTGGGGCGAAGCCCAGGAACAGGCGCTGCTGCGCCGCTACGAGCAGTGGCGCGCCAAGGGCCTGTCGCCGTATCTGGGCCGGCTCACCGGGGTTGGCGCGATGCGCGGTATCGAGCTGGTTACCCGTGACGGTCAGCCCGGCAGCGCGCAACTGGCCGAACTGCTGGAGGCGGCTCGGGCCAAGGGTTTGCTGCTGATGCCCAGCGGCAAGAACCGTCATATCGTGCGCCTGCTGGCACCGCTGACCATCGAGCCGGCGCTGTTCGAGCAGGGCCTGGATATCATCGAAGACTGCCTGGCCAACCTCGGCTGAGTACTCGTCCTCCTTCAAGGCCGGCGGGTATCGCCAGGGCCGACTGACAAGCGCGACAGGAGATTCGCCCGCTATGAATACCTCAGGATTCGTCGACCCCTCGCAAATCCGTGCGCAGTTTTCCAGCGCCATGTCCGCCATGTACCGCGCCGAAGTGCCGCTGTATGGCGACCTGCTCGACCTGGTGGCGGACACCAATGCCCAAGCGCTGGCGGGCTCTGCCGCACTGAAGCAGCAGCTGGAATGGACCGGTGAAATCGAGCGCCTGGCCATGGAGCGCCACGGCGCGATTCGTGTCGGCACGGCCGAGGAGCTGTCGACCATCCGCCGCCTGTTCGCGGTCATGGGCATGCAGCCGGTTGGCTACTACGACCTCAGCTCGGCCGGCGTGCCGGTGCATTCCACCGCCTTTCGCGCCGTGCACGAGGCCGAACTGCAGGTCAGCCCGTTTCGCGTGTTCACCTCGCTGCTGCGCCTGGAACTGATCGAGGACGAAGCACTGCGTGCCCTGGCCGCCGAGATTCTCGCCAAGCGCGACATCTTCACCCCGCGGGCCCGGGCGCTAATCGAGCAGTGCGAGGCCCAGGGCGGCCTGAATGCCGCCGATGCCGAGGAATTCGTCAAAGAGGCGCTGGAGACCTTTCGCTGGCACACCCAGGCCACCGTCACTGCCGCCGAGTACGACCGGCTGCATGGTCAGCACCGCCTGATCGCCGACGTGGTGGCCTTCAACGGGCCGCATATCAACCACCTGACGCCGCGCACGCTGGATATCGACGAAGTGCAGGCGTCCATGCCCAAGCGCGGCATCACGCCCAAGGCGGTGGTCGAGGGCCCGCCCCGGCGCCAGTGCCCGATCCTGCTGCGCCAGACCAGCTTCAAGGCGCTGCAGGAGGCGGTGGCCTTCGTCGGTCAGTCCAGTGCGGCGGGCAGCCATACCGCGCGCTTCGGTGAGATCGAGCAACGCGGTGCAGCGCTTACCCCTGCCGGCCGCGCGCTGTACGACCGGCTGCTCAACGAGGCGCGCGACGACCTCGGCGAGTTCCCCAACGAAGCCAATGCCCAGCGCTATGCAGACTTGCTGGAGCAACGCTTCGAAGCCTTCCCGGATAGCTACCCGGCCATGCGCCGCGAGGGCCTGGCCTACTTCCGCTACTTCGTCACCGAGGCGGGTAAGGCTGCGCGCCGTGACGGAACCGCACCGCGCAACCTCGACGCCCTGATCGAGGCCGGCCATGTGCATTTCGAGCCGCTGGTCTACGAGGATTTCCTGCCGGTCAGCGCTGCCGGCATCTTCCAGTCCAACCTCGGCGATGATGCCCAGGTCAGCTACAACGCCACCTCCAACCAGCAGGCCTTCCACGCTGCGCTCGGCGCCACGGTGCATGACGAGCTGGCGCTGTACGCCCAGACCCAGTGCCGCTCGCTGGCCGAGTGCGCGCGCGAGCTGGGGTTGGAAGCGCTGGGCTGAGCGACGCCGGGCTGTGCGTCAGCGCGCGTTGCGCGGATCCTGGTCAGCGGTCGCCAGCCCCAGCTCGCTATCGACGCTGATGCTCTGCTCGCTGACCACCGCCAGCACGGTGGTGGTCAGGGTGTAATACATCTCCCGGCTGGTCACCTGACGGCCATCGGCGTAGGTCACGCTGAAGGTGATACCGCCCTCGCCAGGCACCTTGAATGCCACGGTTTGCCCAGGTCGGATCGAGCCCAGATCGCGACTTTGATCCCGCCACTGCGCCACCACCTGCACGGCCTCGGCCGAGTCGTTGCGCACCTGGGCGGTGGGCACGGCCCAGTACGCCACGCCGACAAAAAGAGCACTCAGCGCCGCCAGAATGACAGCCAGGGCAATCGCCAGTTGTTTGAGGCTGCGCTTCATAAAATTTCCCTTTCCCATTGGCTGCATCGGTTGGCGCCTGATGCTGGCAGTGATGGCTGTCGGTACGGCATTGTAGGTCTGCCAGCGAGCTGCTCGATGTGAAGCGCCTGGCTGATCGGAATTTCAATCTGGAAGAATCGGAATACCCATGGACATCCGCGCCACCCAAAAGGATGACTGGCAGCTACTGAAACAGATCCGCCTTGCAGCCCTGCAGGACACGCCGACTGCTTTTGGCGTGAGTTACCAGACAGCAGCGGCCGACAGCGATGCCCAGTGGCAGGCGCGGGCGGCGGGCGAGAGGACGCGGTTCTGGCTGGCGTTGGACGATGACAGGCCCGTCGGCCTGGTGGGGGCGGGCTTTCGTGACCCTGCCCGGTATGAGCTGATCGCCATGTGGGTCGAGCCGGCGGCTCGCGGTTCAGGCGTGGCGGACGGACTGGTGGCGGCCGTGAAGGCATCTGCAATAGAGCTGGGCGTCGATGCGCTGTTTCTCGAAGTCGCCCCGGAGAACGTCAGGGCCGTGCAGTTCTACCGCCGGCACGGTTTCGAGTTTCTGGACGAGTGGGAACCGATCGACAGCCACCCGCACATCCTGGCGCAGAGCATGCGGTACAGCTGCAAATAGCGATTGGAGAAGGAACGAGGCACCCGGAACGGGTGCCTCGTTGATTCGATCAGCCGAAGATCAGCGTCGAGACGTAGAACAGGCCGGCGGCCAGGGCCATGGAGGTGGGCAGGGTGAGCACCCAGGCCAGCAGGATGTTGCTGATGGTGCTGCCCTGCAGACCGCTGCGGTTGGCGACCATGGTGCCGGCCACGCCCGAGGACAATACGTGGGTGGTCGACACCGGCAGGCTGTAGACGTTGGCCAGGCCGATGGCGCATGCCGCGGTGATCTGCGCGCTCATGCCCTGGGCGTAGGTCATGCCCTGTTTGCCGATCTTCTCGCCGACGGTTTTCACCACGCGCTTCCAGCCGACCATGGTGCCGATGCCCAGAGCCAGTGCCACGGCGAGGATCACCCAGAAGGGTGCGTACTCGGTGGTGGCGGTCAGGTCCTTGCGCAGCTTGTCGAGGTCGGCCTTCTCGCGCGCCGGCAGATCCGGCAGCTTGCCGACTTTCTTGGCCGAGTCGTCGAGGCACAGCAGGTAGCGGCGGATGTCGATGCGCGCTTCTTCGCTGAGGTCGCGGTAGTCGTTGACGCCATCGAGGGTGCGCAGCAGGCCGTTGATGGTCGGCTCGGTGAGCTTGGGATCACAGCGGAACTGCTTGGGCAGCTCGGTGTTGGCGGCCTGGCCCAGGGCCAGGTATTCGCTGAGGGTCGGTGCGTTGCGCTGGTAGAACTCGCCCAGGTGCACGGCCGCATCGCGAGTCCGGGAAATCTGGTAGGTAGTGCTGTTGAGGTCGAGCACGAACTTGGCCGGCACGATACCGATCAGCACCAGCATGATCAGGCCGATACCTTTCTGGCCGTCGTTGGAGCCGTGCACGAAGCTCACGGCCATGGCCGAGACGATCAGC is a genomic window containing:
- a CDS encoding LysR substrate-binding domain-containing protein is translated as MSKRLLPTMTALQCFEAAARHLSFTRAAQELHLTQSAVSKQVAQLEDMLQHPLFHRVRRRLQLAPAGELYLAEVNKILTQVDISSRYILSYGGETEVLKVATQPTFGARWLVPNLKGFSKRHPTIHLDIKNELEPFDLVQAKADVAFFYGTGSWPGAICIELFGEDVIPVCAPDILPNEPLFDAGDLTSLVLLQCTSRPGAWHEWFEEQGISTENSYHGPRFDTFYMCIRAAESGCGVALVPRFLVLDELQEGKLVIPWQHYKPSQGAHFIAFAEQSAEVPKVRALIDWIVEKARAGSGGIQPVPEFKE
- a CDS encoding 2-aminoadipate transaminase, whose translation is MSASPISSSLSVVHPITLSHGLNAQVWDTEGRSYIDFVGGIGVLNLGHCNPQVVSAITEQAGRLTHSTFNAVPHQGYRELMDALAAFVPVSYPLAGMLTNSGAEAAENALKVVRAATGRTVVIAFDGGFHGRTLATLNLNGKVAPYKQKVGVLPGPVYHVPYPSADTGVSADEAFKAIERLFSVEVDVNDVACFIIEPVQGEGGFLALDAEFAKRLRRWCDEHGVLLMLDEIQSGFGRTGQRFAFTRLGIEPDLLLLGKSIAGGLPLGAVVGRAELLGALPKGGLGGTYSGNPIACAAALASLRQMTDANLATWGEAQEQALLRRYEQWRAKGLSPYLGRLTGVGAMRGIELVTRDGQPGSAQLAELLEAARAKGLLLMPSGKNRHIVRLLAPLTIEPALFEQGLDIIEDCLANLG
- the hglS gene encoding 2-oxoadipate dioxygenase/decarboxylase HglS, with amino-acid sequence MNTSGFVDPSQIRAQFSSAMSAMYRAEVPLYGDLLDLVADTNAQALAGSAALKQQLEWTGEIERLAMERHGAIRVGTAEELSTIRRLFAVMGMQPVGYYDLSSAGVPVHSTAFRAVHEAELQVSPFRVFTSLLRLELIEDEALRALAAEILAKRDIFTPRARALIEQCEAQGGLNAADAEEFVKEALETFRWHTQATVTAAEYDRLHGQHRLIADVVAFNGPHINHLTPRTLDIDEVQASMPKRGITPKAVVEGPPRRQCPILLRQTSFKALQEAVAFVGQSSAAGSHTARFGEIEQRGAALTPAGRALYDRLLNEARDDLGEFPNEANAQRYADLLEQRFEAFPDSYPAMRREGLAYFRYFVTEAGKAARRDGTAPRNLDALIEAGHVHFEPLVYEDFLPVSAAGIFQSNLGDDAQVSYNATSNQQAFHAALGATVHDELALYAQTQCRSLAECARELGLEALG
- a CDS encoding GNAT family N-acetyltransferase, translating into MDIRATQKDDWQLLKQIRLAALQDTPTAFGVSYQTAAADSDAQWQARAAGERTRFWLALDDDRPVGLVGAGFRDPARYELIAMWVEPAARGSGVADGLVAAVKASAIELGVDALFLEVAPENVRAVQFYRRHGFEFLDEWEPIDSHPHILAQSMRYSCK
- a CDS encoding inorganic phosphate transporter encodes the protein MFELFSGLDAWLALSLALALLFVLTFEFINGFHDTANAVATVIYTKAMPPNLAVIMSGIFNFLGVLLGGVGVAYAIVHLLPVELLINVNTSRGLIMVFSLLAAAITWNLGTWYFGIPASSSHTLIGSILGVGLANALLTDIPLGDGVNWQKAIDIGLSLVFSPVAGFVVAALLFLALKYWMPTPKVHSTPVLRKETKGKNKPPFWNRLVLIVSAMAVSFVHGSNDGQKGIGLIMLVLIGIVPAKFVLDLNSTTYQISRTRDAAVHLGEFYQRNAPTLSEYLALGQAANTELPKQFRCDPKLTEPTINGLLRTLDGVNDYRDLSEEARIDIRRYLLCLDDSAKKVGKLPDLPAREKADLDKLRKDLTATTEYAPFWVILAVALALGIGTMVGWKRVVKTVGEKIGKQGMTYAQGMSAQITAACAIGLANVYSLPVSTTHVLSSGVAGTMVANRSGLQGSTISNILLAWVLTLPTSMALAAGLFYVSTLIFG